The stretch of DNA TTAGCACAGCACAAGGCACGGCGTGTGTCATCAGTGGATCCATCTGGCACAGGAAAAATGGCACTCGCAAAATTTCACGGCAAAAAGCCTGATGGTCCAGGTTACATATATATAGAAACTAGTAGTGGGTAGTAAATTCAATTATTTAACTGACTCTAGTAAAAAAAGACTTATTAACGTGTACGTAGCCGGTGATCTTAATTAACCAAAAACATTCTCTCTTTCTGTCCCTACTAATATAAGCTACAAATTAACTTCCGATGGCTAGCTGCCGGATCGGATGGTCTGAATTCTGATTGCCGCCGGCGGCTACATGAGGAGGCTGCGGAtgacggcggcctgcgcggtGCTGACATCGGCGGTGGCGAGCAGCTCGGAGAGGCGGTCGCTGAGGTCGTCGACCTCCCGGTGCAGGCTCCGGATGTAGCTGCACGTCTCCTGCAGCACCCTCGCCGACGGCacctgcacacacacacacacacacataagcGTCGCCGTCCATCATCTGGCTAGCTCACCACCACCATTGTTCATTGCTCTTAATTATAATGAGCAGGGCTACTTAATTACCCTGTCGTTGCTCCGGAGGCGGGCCTCGGGTAGGAGCGCCTGCAGCTTGGCGACCAGGTCGCTGATCCGCGACGCGCTGCCGGAGGACGCCCTCGACCGCGACCGCCGGCTCGACATCCTGCCGGTGCCGGCTCGGCACAATGCTCGCGCAAAGCGTGCCCGTGGGTGTCTGCAAAAGGctcgtgtgcgcgcgaggagcgAGGCAAATGGACGGAGCTAGGCAACAGGAGGAGTTTAGATGATCGAAGCGCCGGTGATGGTAGTAAAGAGAGATACTGATCGAGGCAAATGGGGGGAGGTTGCTTTGGAACGGGCAGGCAGGTGCCGAGGAGTTAAATAGATGGAGACACGCGCGCGGTGGTGGCTGCAGAAAAAACTCGAGAGCCAGAGACACACGGGAACAACAGTAAGCAAAGAGATATAGCGGCGCCGCAGCGTCACAGTGACTGTGGCCCTCGTCTTCCATTCAGTCTCTGGCTTGCTGCTGCTGACACCAAAGGGGAAGGACAAGAGAACAACTGCAGCTCTGAATGGCCagttttttgtttatttttaatAATAAGGAATGGTCAGGGTTTGGGCGTTTTGAGCATCATGGGCCCAATATCTCCTGAATAAAATATGAGAgctgtaacatcccgtaatttttacggaatgttatatatttcaaaaatgcgagttttcaaattttttttgtgtaaatGTGATAATAGCTAGAAAAACGTAAGATTAAATGCTATCTCTCTgaaattcctagaatttaaaaGCTAATTAAACGTAAGGACAATATTGATAGAGTGATttatttggattttatttggaGTTATTGAATCTACCTTGTTTATTTGAAATTCGATTTGAATTTATTTCTTATGTTTGAAACTGTGTggagtttaatttgaattcagccattcaaattaaactcAAATCCCTAACTCTAACCTTGGGCACAAACCCAACTAACATCTAACCCTTTAACCCAGCCCGCTAACCTAACTCTCTTTCCGGCCCGCTAACTTCCTTCCCGCGCGGCCCGCTAACACACCCTTCAGCCTGCCTCACCCCGTCGGCCCGATCCGCCCCACACGGCCTGTTAGCGCGCGGCGCCTCGGCCCGTTCCGGCCCAGCTCACGCGCGGCCTGCACAGCCCAACCGCCGCACACCCTCACCCTCTCTCTGTGCCGCTGTCAAGCCGGCCCCACTCGCCagctttccccttcctccctttCTCTTCACGCCGCCCGCCCCCGTggacgccgccgctccgcgccgctCCCACCTGCCCGCTGACACCACCACCTGCAGCGCCAGACCGCGACGCACGCCGTAACGCGCGCGCCCTTG from Panicum virgatum strain AP13 chromosome 9K, P.virgatum_v5, whole genome shotgun sequence encodes:
- the LOC120648657 gene encoding transcription factor ILI7-like; translated protein: MSSRRSRSRASSGSASRISDLVAKLQALLPEARLRSNDRVPSARVLQETCSYIRSLHREVDDLSDRLSELLATADVSTAQAAVIRSLLM